A genome region from Prinia subflava isolate CZ2003 ecotype Zambia chromosome 12, Cam_Psub_1.2, whole genome shotgun sequence includes the following:
- the GALR2 gene encoding galanin receptor type 2, with the protein MNGSLAGSWQPESVIIPLVYLIIFLVGTVGNSLVLAVLLRNGQVKNTTNLFILNLGVADLCFILFCVPFQATIYTLEGWVFGPFMCKAVHFFIYLTMYASSFTLATVSLDRYLAIRYPLHSRELRTPRNALLAICLIWGLSFIFSGPYLSYYQEFQLANLTVCHPIWEISQRKVMDICTFIFSYLIPVLILSLTYVRTIRYLWQSVDPLQDMSESKKAKRKVTRMIIIVAVLFCLCWLPHHLVILCMWFGYFPLNRSTYALRILSHVVSYANSCVNPIVYALVSKHFRKGFKKIFSCLLHKRAAHKVQVARAASTASTLEAELSEVTQLSEALPGRSAARCRAPAQPWGQAGLLGQQQRADGSSVTFNVT; encoded by the exons ATGAACGGCTCTCTGGCGGGCTCCTGGCAGCCCGAGTCCGTCATCATCCCACTCGTGTACCTCATCATCTTCCTCGTGGGCACGGTGGGCAACAGCCTGGTCCTGGCCGTGCTGCTGCGCAACGGGCAGGTGAAGAACACGACCAACCTCTTCATCCTCAACCTGGGGGTGGCCGATCTCTGCTTCATCCTCTTCTGCGTCCCCTTCCAAGCCACCATCTACACCCTGGAGGGATGGGTGTTCGGGCCCTTCATGTGCAAGGCCGTGCACTTCTTCATCTACCTCACCATGTATGCCAGCAGCTTCACCCTGGCCACCGTCTCCCTTGACAG GTATTTGGCCATACGATACCCCCTGCACTCCAGGGAGCTGAGGACACCCAGGAACGCCCTCCTGGCCATTTGTCTCATCTGGGGGCTCTCCTTCATCTTCTCGGGCCCTTACCTCAGCTACTACCAGGAGTTCCAGCTGGCCAACCTGACTGTGTGCCACCCCATCTGGGAGATCTCCCAGCGCAAGGTCATGGACATCTGCACCTTCATCTTCAGCTACCTCATCCCTGTGCTCATCCTGAGCCTCACCTACGTGCGGACCATTCGCTACCTGTGGCAGTCCGTGGACCCTCTCCAAGACATGTCAGAGTCCAAGAAGGCCAAGAGGAAGGTCACCAGGATGATCATCATTGTTGCCGTGCTGTTCTGCCTCTGCTGGCTGCCCCATCACCTGGTCATCCTCTGCATGTGGTTCGGGTACTTCCCCCTGAACCGCTCCACGTACGCGCTGCGCATCCTCTCGCACGTCGTCTCCTACGCCAACTCCTGCGTGAACCCCATCGTCTACGCCCTGGTCTCCAAGCACTTCCGCAAGGGCTTCAAGAAGAtcttcagctgcctgctgcacaaGAGGGCAGCACACAAGGTGCAGGTGGCGCGGGCTGCCAGCACGGCCAGCACgctggaggcagagctcagCGAGGTGACCCAGCTGAGCGAAGCGCTGCCCGGCCGCTCCGCCGCGCGCTGCCGGGCGCCCGcgcagccctggggacaggcagggctgctggggcagcagcagagggcagATGGCTCCTCTGTCACCTTCAACGTCACCTAG